TTGTATTGCTAGTGAGCATATTCAAATTGTTACTGAATACTTTCCTCCTTACAGCATTTCTGTCGATGGTCAAGTAGAAGGGATAAGTACTGAGGTTGTGAGAGCTGTCTTGAATGATTTAAAGTTAACGCATTTGCCGATAAGGCTATACCCTTGGCTAAGAACTTATCAAAAGGCACTTAAGGAAAAAAATACATTAATTTTTTCAATTGGTAGAAATGCTAAGCGTAAGAAATTATTTAAGTGGGTAGGGGTAATTGCACCTGCTAAGTTTTATATATTCTCGCTGCATAATAGAAATGATATTTCTTTAAACTCTCTAGAGGATGTCAAACAATATACTTTGGGTACAGTAGTAAATGATGTAAGAGAGCAGTTTTTAGTTGATAGAGGGTTTGTCAAAGGGAAGGAAATTTTTACAACCTTTGATCATGCTCAAAACTTAACAAAACTCCTCAGAGGTCGAATTGATTTATGGCCAATGAACGAGTTAGCAGCTTATTATTTAGTTAAAAAAAGAAAGTTGGTACCAAAATATACCATAAAAAAGGTATACCATTTAGCAGATTTATCTATGGAAGGGTATTATATGGCATTCAATAAAGACACTGACGATGAAACAGTTAATCAGTTCAGGCGAAGCCTTGAAAAAATTAAAAATGAAGGGATTTATAAAAAAATTATTAGCTCTTATTTAGTTGTTGAGTAATATCCCTTATAGACCTTTAAATTGACTTAAAGAACAACGTGTTAAGTATTTGTTACCAAAATAGCTGCAGTGTTTACGATTGGGTTGAGAAAAAAGAAGAATGGATACTTGCCATTATTCGCTTTTATAACTATTAATTGTACCCTTACAGCTAAAGATTTTAACTGGTATAGTGCCTCAAAATAATGCAATTGGTTAAGACTGTGCTAAGTTATTATTGCTTTTTTATTTTTTTATAATTCATTTGTTGTTTTCTTGGTATTTATATTTCTGTTTACTAGTATCGTAAGAACATTTTCAGCCTGATTATTCAGTATTATACTAAAGTATGAAGAATTCAGCATAACGCAAAGCCTAACTGCTTTGCTTTGTCGTTAATACGGCGTATTTTTTGTACTTTGGTTCGGTTTGTACTTATTTTTTTTTGCATTGCGAGTCGGTCTTGTACATCTTTAAATTATTGACGATTTTGAGGCCGCCTTAAGAACTCCCTCAGTATTCTGCTGGTTTGGGAAATGGAATCATAGTATCTAAACAGGGATAGACAATGAAAAAATACCATCTTAAGCCGCTTGCAGTGGCAGTATCTAGCTTACTCTCTATTTCTTCTTATGCTGCTGACCGGGTAGAAATTGATGGAGTAAGTGCATTTTTAGACAGCGGTAATAATATTAATGCCATGTTGGCAATGGACACTGACTACCATTTTGAACCGGTAAAAACAATTGTTTTACCGAATGGGAAAATCAAGCAAAGGTTTCAACAATACTATCAAAATATTCCAGTGTGGAATGTTGTAATAGCAGCTGACCGTTCTGTAATGGGGGTATATAGCAATATTAGTGGAACATTACTGGATAATGTCACTAATGATGTGCCTTCAGCCATTGCAGCTTTTGATGAGAATGAAGCGATATTTAATGCGAAGGTTACACTGAATGTTAACGACAGTCAGGTTACCCGTGATGAGCAAGCCAAACTTTATGTTATGCAAGATGAAGCGGGTACGGCCCGGCTTATTTATGAAATATCCTTCGTGGTAGAGGGGGATAAAATTAGTCGGCCTTTTGTGATAATGGATGCAGCTGACGGTAGTGTTATTGACCAGTGGGATGGCTTAGCGCATGATAAAGTTGGCACTGGTCCTGGTGGTAATGAAAAAACAGGAAAATACTACTATGGTAGGGATTATGGCAAGTTAGATGTCACTGTCAATGGT
This genomic interval from Spartinivicinus ruber contains the following:
- a CDS encoding substrate-binding periplasmic protein, whose product is MMKYLSLKQIKLFIVASCFFIISSLCIASEHIQIVTEYFPPYSISVDGQVEGISTEVVRAVLNDLKLTHLPIRLYPWLRTYQKALKEKNTLIFSIGRNAKRKKLFKWVGVIAPAKFYIFSLHNRNDISLNSLEDVKQYTLGTVVNDVREQFLVDRGFVKGKEIFTTFDHAQNLTKLLRGRIDLWPMNELAAYYLVKKRKLVPKYTIKKVYHLADLSMEGYYMAFNKDTDDETVNQFRRSLEKIKNEGIYKKIISSYLVVE